GCAACTGGGGCTCGATGGACGACGACCCGGCAGCGGCAATGCGTTACACCGAAGCGCGTTTGTCGCCAATCGCCATGGAAATTTTGCGCGATATCGATAAACGAACCGTCCAATTCAAGGACAATTTCGATAATACGACAAAAGAGCCGGTTGTATTGCCGTCCCGCTATCCGAACCTGCTGGTGAATGGCACAAGCGGGATTTCGGCGGGTTTTGCAACGGAAATTCCCCCGCATAGCCTGCGCGAGACAATCGACGCTTGTATTGCCGTCATGGCTCGTCCGGAGATGACCGTTGAAGAGCTGATGGGCATCGTGAAAGGCCCGGATTTCCCGACCGGCGGCATTATCATGGGCGAGGAAGGAATCCGCGAAGCTTATACGACAGGCAAAGGCCGGATCTATATCCGCTCGAAAGTCGAGATTGAGGATGTACGCGGCGGACGCCAGCAGATTACGATTACGGAAATTCCGTACCAGGTCGTGAAATCCCGTCTTGTCAGCGCGATGGAAAATATCCGTCTCGAGAAGAAGGTAGAGGGGATCTCAGAGGTTCGCGACGAGAGCGGACGCAACGGTCTTCGTATCGTTGTTGAACTGAAGAAGGAAGCGGATGCGAACGGTATTTTGGCTTATTTGCTGAAGAAAACCGATCTTCAAGTCACCTACAACTTCAACATGGTTGCGATTGTAAACAAAGCGCCGCAGCAGCTTGGCATCAAGCAGATTCTGAACGCGTATATCAACCATCAGAAGGAAGTCGTGACTCATAGGACCCAATATGAGCTTGAGAAAGCCGAAGAGCGTGCGCATGTCGTGGAAGGCCTCGTAAAGGCGCTGAATATCCTCGACGAAGTGATTGCGACGATCAAGGCTTCGAAGAACCGCGCTGACGCGCAAAACAACCTCGTTGCGAAGTATGGCTTCAGCGAGCGGCAAGCGGATGCTATTCTGACACTCCAACTGTATCGTTTGACTAATCTGGAGATTACGTCGCTCGAGAAGGAATGGAAAGAAACGCAGAAGAAGATCGCTTATCTGCGCTCGATTCTCGAGAGCGAGAAGAAGCTGCTTGGCGTAATCAAGGATGAGCTGACCGAGATCCGCGAAAAATACGGCATCGACCGCCGTTCTTCGATCCGCGGCGAAGTGGAAGAGCTGAAGGTGAACCTGGAGGTTATGGTTCAATCCGAAGACGTAATTGTTACGCTTAGCGAAGAAGGCTACATGAAGCGGACAAGCATGCTGTCATTCACCCGTTCAGGCGGCGATCTGCAGACGGCAGGGGTGAAGGAAGGCGACGCCATCAGCAGCGTTTATGAAGTAAATACGATTGACAACCTGCTGTTGTTCACCCGCAAGGGCCAATACTA
This region of Paenibacillus sp. JDR-2 genomic DNA includes:
- the gyrA gene encoding DNA gyrase subunit A, with the translated sequence MGMLEQFLPAYLEEVVGDRFGRYSKYIIQDRAIPDVRDGLKPVQRRILYAMYDSNNTPDKPYRKSAKTVGDVMGNYHPHGDSSIYEGMVRMAQPWKMGHVLIDGHGNWGSMDDDPAAAMRYTEARLSPIAMEILRDIDKRTVQFKDNFDNTTKEPVVLPSRYPNLLVNGTSGISAGFATEIPPHSLRETIDACIAVMARPEMTVEELMGIVKGPDFPTGGIIMGEEGIREAYTTGKGRIYIRSKVEIEDVRGGRQQITITEIPYQVVKSRLVSAMENIRLEKKVEGISEVRDESGRNGLRIVVELKKEADANGILAYLLKKTDLQVTYNFNMVAIVNKAPQQLGIKQILNAYINHQKEVVTHRTQYELEKAEERAHVVEGLVKALNILDEVIATIKASKNRADAQNNLVAKYGFSERQADAILTLQLYRLTNLEITSLEKEWKETQKKIAYLRSILESEKKLLGVIKDELTEIREKYGIDRRSSIRGEVEELKVNLEVMVQSEDVIVTLSEEGYMKRTSMLSFTRSGGDLQTAGVKEGDAISSVYEVNTIDNLLLFTRKGQYYMLPVHQIPEFKWKDTGTAVVNIVPIPKDDSIVAIIPVKDFNLPGASLVFVTKRAQVKRTELKEYMTTRSTAIAAAKVAEGDEVIRVTLSEGTKQLLLVSKLGMSIRFSEQEVNAMGRVAAGVRGMQLREDDELIAAEWVADDEGEVLVVTDLGYAKRTLLLDYPLQGRGGKGVQTFEFKEGKRVKPNGSALVAALYCKEELGIIALTSQGAQLAASSEKAPIEDRKSIGRILLPMEKNDVITTIFVRPEISPQS